The Bacilli bacterium genome segment CCCGCACATGGGATATGGGGAACCTACGCGCCGGTTCAGTTTTACGAATTCTACAAGACGATTGCCCAGAATGGCGGTGGAATCTGGAGCGCGGACGGCAAACCGACGGTCAATAGCAAAGCAAATGTCGATGCGTTGCAATGGATGCTGGATAAAGCCAATAAGTATAAAGTATCTCCGGCGCTAAACGATGATACGTTCAACCAGCCGGATGCCGACCTGAACGCATTTCTTTCCGGGAAAATTGCCATGCTGCGTGCGGGCATCTGGAATTTCGGCCGCTTTCAAGATGCTCCGTTCAAATGGGATGTGGCGCTTGAGCCCGGCAACACGCAGAAGGCGCACCATTTCTTTGCCGACGGACTGGTCGCCGCCAAGAGTTCCAAACACGGAGAGGCCGTCTGGAAGTTTATTAAATTTATTTCCTCCGACCCGGCCGCTGTCAGTTTGCGTATCAGCAAAGGGTGGAGCGTTCCCGCAATTGCCGATGAAGCGGTGATGTCCGCATACTATAAAGAGACGCCGCCGGAATCGAAGCGGGTTGTCTCCGAAGCGTTGGATTCGCTCGTTTTGCCGCCGGTCGGGCCGATTCCAGACAAGTGGAACGACTTGACAACCGCTGTCGGCGAAGAATTGGAAAAGGCGAAACTTGGCAAAATCGATGCGCAAACGGCGCTGGATAACGCGCAGAGCAGGGTGGAAGAGTTGCTGAAATAAAAACAGTTACTGCATTTTGTTTGGCAAAAAACCTCGGGCCTAAAATTTCTTGCCCGCGGTTTTTTGTCATGGAAAGCGCCGTTTGCACGCCAACTAAATATGTGTAAGATAGATATAGACGAAACAACCTTGTCACAACGAAGGGGTCAGCGCCCGTGGATCAGACAAAAGCGCCTTTGTTTGCGGCCATTGCCGGCCATCTTAAGGGAAATCCGACCAGTTTCCATGTACCCGGGCACAAATCCGTTCCTCCTGCCGAAAACGCGGATAGCGCGGTGTTTTTTCGCGGCGCGCTGGCGCTGGATCTGACCGAATTGCCCGGGCTGGATGATTTGCATCATCCGCAAGGAGCGATCCTGGAAGCGGAAAAACTTGCCGCGGCATGTTTTGGCGCCGATGAAACGCACTTTCTGGTAGGCGGCAGCACGTCCGGCAATTTGGCGCTTATTCTCGCCGTCTGCGCTGCGAACGATTTGATTATAACGCAGCGGAATGTCCACAAATCCGTTCTAAACGGACTTATGCTGGCGGAAGCATCCGTTGTTTTTTTGCCCCCGAAAATCGATCCGCGCACCGGCGTGGCTTGCGGCGTAGAACCGGAAGCGGTGCGCGCCGCTCTTACGCGCTTCCCCGAAGCGAAGGCGGTCCTTTTGACCAATCCAAACTACTATGGCATGGCAATGGATCTGCGCGCCATTACCGAAATGGTTCA includes the following:
- a CDS encoding extracellular solute-binding protein; this encodes PAHGIWGTYAPVQFYEFYKTIAQNGGGIWSADGKPTVNSKANVDALQWMLDKANKYKVSPALNDDTFNQPDADLNAFLSGKIAMLRAGIWNFGRFQDAPFKWDVALEPGNTQKAHHFFADGLVAAKSSKHGEAVWKFIKFISSDPAAVSLRISKGWSVPAIADEAVMSAYYKETPPESKRVVSEALDSLVLPPVGPIPDKWNDLTTAVGEELEKAKLGKIDAQTALDNAQSRVEELLK